The Vibrio orientalis CIP 102891 = ATCC 33934 genome segment CTAACAAGAATTGAAGAAGAGCTATCGCGCAACTTGAACCAGTTTCTACGCGAGCACATCGTCGCAGAAGAAAAACCGCTGCGAGAGATTGAAAAAGACTTTTCTAACGCTTCAATTCCTGAGCAACCCGAATTTGTTTCAGACCATACGCAGCATTTGCTAGATTCTTTAGTCTCGCATTCGGTTCATACCTCCGCACCCAGCTTTATTGGTCATATGACGTCGGCACTGCCCTATTTCTTAATGCCGCTGTCTAAGATTATGATCGCGCTTAACCAAAACTTGGTTAAAATCGAGACGTCCAAAGCATTCACTCCATTAGAGCGCCAAGTTCTTGGCATGCTACATCGCCTTATATACGGTCAAAATGATCAGTTTTACAGTCAATGGATGCACAGCGCCAACCACTCATTAGGCGCATTCTGCTCTGGTGGTACCATCGCTAACATCACCGCACTTTGGGTAGCTCGTAACAATGCTTTACGTGCCCAAGGAAGTTTCAAAGGCGTAGAAAAAGAAGGCCTCTTTAAAGCCATGAAACACTATGGCTATGAAGGGCTTGCTGTACTTGTCTCTGAACGTGGCCATTACTCGCTGAAGAAAGCAGCCGATGTCTTAGGCATTGGCCAAGAAGGCCTTGTCGCGGTCAAAACTGACAATAACAATCGAATTTGTCCTGACGCTCTACATGAAAAAATCATCGAGCTAAAAGCACAGAACATTAAGCCGTTCGCGGTTATTGGTGTTGCAGGAACGACAGAAACTGGGAGCATTGACCCGCTTAAAGCTATTGCGCAGATCTGCCAACAAGAAGCTTGTCATTTCCATGTTGATGCGGCATGGGGTGGAGCAACATTGATGTCGAACAACTACCGTCACCTTCTAGATGGTGTTGAATTGGCGGATTCTGTCACTATTGATGCTCATAAACAGTTATACATTCCTATGGGTGCAGGGATGGTACTGTTTAAAAAGCCTGATGCGATGAAATCGATCGAGCACCACGCTCAATACATTTTACGCAAAGGGTCTAAAGATTTAGGTAGTCATACGCTTGAGGGCTCTCGCTCAGGAATGGCAATGTTGGTTTATGCTGCAATGCATATTATCAGCCGCCCAGGCTATGAACTGCTTATCGACCAAAGTATCGAAAAAGCAAAGTTCTTCGCAAACCACATCGAACAGCAAGATGACTTCGAACTGGTTTCTGAGCCTGAGCTTTGCTTGCTCACCTATCGCTATGTACCAAGCCACATTCAATCCACGCTAGAA includes the following:
- the panP gene encoding pyridoxal-dependent aspartate 1-decarboxylase PanP; translated protein: MISEHKTADVNFESLLRIFTVPEGPDSTLTRIEEELSRNLNQFLREHIVAEEKPLREIEKDFSNASIPEQPEFVSDHTQHLLDSLVSHSVHTSAPSFIGHMTSALPYFLMPLSKIMIALNQNLVKIETSKAFTPLERQVLGMLHRLIYGQNDQFYSQWMHSANHSLGAFCSGGTIANITALWVARNNALRAQGSFKGVEKEGLFKAMKHYGYEGLAVLVSERGHYSLKKAADVLGIGQEGLVAVKTDNNNRICPDALHEKIIELKAQNIKPFAVIGVAGTTETGSIDPLKAIAQICQQEACHFHVDAAWGGATLMSNNYRHLLDGVELADSVTIDAHKQLYIPMGAGMVLFKKPDAMKSIEHHAQYILRKGSKDLGSHTLEGSRSGMAMLVYAAMHIISRPGYELLIDQSIEKAKFFANHIEQQDDFELVSEPELCLLTYRYVPSHIQSTLERASGKQRQELNELLNELTKFIQKRQRETGKSFVSRTRLNPERWGRLNTIVFRVVLANPLTGCDILSSVLEEQREIAKQAPKLMAKIERLVDDINHSSRKN